Genomic window (Sulfurovum sp. NBC37-1):
AAGTTATCTCTTTGAATTCACTAAATAAACAAAGGATACGAAATGATTAAATCAATTTATTTCACCAACAACTTAAGTATAGAGGTACTATTAAACAACACGGTTAGACTAACAAATAATAGAGAAGATGGAAGAGTTTATCTTCTTGATGCTACACGATTCTACTTGCTACTCAAAACTGGAGGGCGTGGGTGGAAAATTCCTACTCAGGCTGGTGAATATGTGGAATTGTCTCTTATCTTAAAATATCATTCAGCGGGGAAGCATCTGGTAAGTGTTGGAGGCGCAATCAATACATATATTGCTCAACATGATTATGAGATGCTACTGTCTGATCTTGAGACTTCAGTGAAAATTGACCTTCACAAATTATTACATAAGGTGGAGCAATATGAAATCCTCTAAATACTTATCTCCAAAAGAAGCAGCAACGCTTCTTGGTATCTCAACACATTTACTGCAAAAATGGCGATCACTTGGAGTAGGGATACCGTATATAAAGTTAGGTCAGAGCAGAAGTTCTGTAGTTAGATATAAAAAGAGTGATCTTTTAAAATATCTTGATAAAAATACAATACAAACACTATAAAGGAATAAACATGTTAAAAGAAGAAGCGTTTGAAGAAGAAACATTTGAAAACGAAACATTTGAAGACGAAACATTTGAAGACGAAGGTATCGATGCAAAAATGTTTAGCTGTGATTATAGCTACACGAAAGATGATATAACGGATATGACTGGTGACTTCATAAAAGATGCAGCAGAAGAACTTAGATCCTATATTGATGTACCTAAAAGTATGATCTTATCAATCATTCTTCCAATAATGAGTGCTGCCATAGGTACAAAAGCCACAACATTTAATGGTGCTATGGAAAAAATGAGAGTAAATTTATGGGGGATTGTCATTGGGAGCAGTGGTGCTTCTGCTAAAAGTACAACATTAGGAATGCTTAAAGATATTGTTCTTGGTGCATTAGAGAAAAAGCTAAAACATGAGTATAAAATAGCAAAAATAACATATAATCAGTTGTCATTTGAGGAAAGAGAAAATGCAGAAAATCCGAGACTTCAGCAAATATATTCCGGGCAAGGTTCCACATTTGCCGGCATGATCAAAAAACTTTCATTTAATGAACATGGTCTCCTTTCTGTGTATGACGAAGGTTCTGAATTTTTAAATAAAATGTTAAATGACAAACAAAATAAGGCATCATTTACATCGCTGTATGCACAGCAAAGCTATGGAAAGGATTTAGTAGGGAAAGAAGGCAGTGGTGAACAAATTTGGATCGACAATCCTTTCATTTCCTTGATTTTGATTTCAAATCCGCACTGGTTCAATTCTGATGTAAAAAACAATGATTTTGTCAGTGGATTCCTCAATAGATTCTCTATTTATCGCATAAACAAAGATATTGAAATGAAACCATTCGCAAGCAGAAAAAAGCATGACTTTGAGAAGTTTCAGAATGTTTCAATAATGATATGGGACTATTTGAACAAACTAGAAAACAAACTTGAAATGGAATTATCAGAAGAGTCTGTCTTGAGATATCAAAGCTGGTATGAATTAGCTTCTAGCAAAACATTTAAGGAGATATGGCGTAATAATGAAGGTGGGGCTTATGATCCTTTTGAACTCATATGGGAAAGTGAAGAATTTACTGCATTTCTTGTAAGACAAAAAACGGCAGCCATAAAATATGCGATGATTATCCAAATTTTTGATACTTTTTATAATGGTGACAAAACACTTCCCAAAGAAATTGATTTAAAATATATGAATATAGGTATTATAGTTGCAGAAGAGGCAATGTGCCAAATTAAAAATTTTCTACTTGTCAGACGATCGGCAAAAGATGAGAAAAAGTATCGTGAAGATAACTATAGAGACATTGCACATAAGATAAAAAATTATCTTAAAAAATATGGATATGATGAAAGCAAACCGCTGGCAACCTCAAAACTTATTAGGGGGATAAAGGCATTAAATAAAACAAACTTTAATAAAGTACTAGAATGTGCCACACAAGATGAGGGGATAAAGTCAGAAACAAGAAAATTTGGATATGACAGTACAGTTACCTATTACTACCTACCATCTAACGTAGACAAATGGGAGGATGATGACAATTATGAGGATTCAAATATAGAAATAAATGAGTTATAATGCTTGTTCTGCGGTATTCCAACTTGACATGCTTCTTGGGTTATTCAGCACAAGGCAGATTTAGTGTTTCATGGATGACAATTACAATGACTTTACTTTTGTGATTGGGGAAAAAGTGGATTACTACTGAATACTGTAATCTATACAGTCATCCAGAAAGAGTCAGAAAAATTATATCTGGCTCTTAAATAATAAACCCATCTCCTCAGTAGAAAAAATCAATTTTCAAGAACAGATGGAATCAATTGTAAAATATCCATTTGGAATTCGTCGGCGATAAGAAGAAGGTGATGAAGATTGTAATTTGCGTTATCTTGCCTGAGCTCTATTCTTGCAACGTAGGAAGGTGATTGGTGGCCCAATATCAAAGCTAAAGATAGTTGGCTGACCTTTCTCTTTTTCCTCTCCATTTTAACAATTTCAGTGATCTTGTCAAAAAACTCATCCTCATTTATCATTTGAAGATTCTACGTAAATAAGCACCTATTCATCAATCATGTATAAGTGATTGATAATACAAAAACGGCTAACATGACATATTAATCATTTATAGGTGAGTGAAATATGTCGGGAAGAAAATATATTGGGGTTGACTTGGGAGCTTGGTACCATACACAGAATAAAACAAGTATTGCTATTGGTGTGGAGAGCAAAGGAAAACTAAAAATTACTTCTATTTATAAAGAGTATGGTAGTGAAACTTTTTATAGTCAATCACAAATACAAGAGATATTTAAAAATACTAAGAAGAAATATTTAAATGCAACTAATTGGAATGCACATTTAACCCCAGATAATAAAAATAAATATTTAGTTGATTTTTTATTAGAAGAAGCAGAAGGTAATGCACTAATAGCTATAGATAGCCCTTTTTCTGTACCCTCTATGCTGGAGCAAGGTAATAAGGAAAGATCATATAACTATAAATGGGATAAGGTTTATAATGAAATTTCAAATCCTTATATCTTTGATAACTCTGCAAGATTTGTATTTGAACACACTTATCAAAAACCATTGGCTCCAGCTGGAGATAAAATTGGAAAAATGACTGCAAGAATGGTTCATATCATTGATAATTATTCCAATACTTTAAAAATACATAAAACACCTACATTGAAAAAAAATGAATCTGTATCTACAATTGAGGTATTTCCTGCAGCAACTTTATATTTATACATAACTTATCTTTATAAAAATAAAAAAATAAATATTCAAAATTATCTAGAAGAGTTTGATCAGATAGAAAAAGAACTAAGCAGTACTACATTAATCTCATATAAAAATACATATTGGAAGAAGAAAATAAAAGATAATTATTCTATAAAAAAGTTAAAGAATTTCAATAAAAGTAAGCAGGAAATTATAAAAAACCTACAAAAGAGTAGCCCTTGTTGGAATAAAAAAAATGAATACAGAATGTTAAAACTTATAGAAAATGATGTTATTTTTGATAAAGACTTGATAAAAACAGATGATGATTATGATGCAATTATTTGTGCTTTAACTGCATATTTAATAGATAAAAATGGTTATGAAAAACCAGATGAAAAAGATATTAAAAAGTTTACAAATAGCTTTATCTATATCCCAAAAATCAAATAAATACTTTAAAAAATGGAAGATATAAATTCCTTCCAAACCACTCTTTTATGTATCAAATAGTAACACGCTATACACTTCTCAACCCAAAAACCTATTTAGGGGTTAAAGAATCGACTCTAAAAACACATTGTATATATAGAGCGAATATTCTTTTGAGATAGAAAAGCCAATAACCAAGATATCTTGAAAAACTTATTCCACTAAAAAATTTAGAAATCCAAAATAATGGAGGGTATTCATATGAGTAAAAAAATAGCATTAATCTTTGACTTCGATATAACAATGTCACCGTATTATCAACAGAAAAAACTGATAGAACATTGGAATATAGATGAGAGTGAATTCTGGAAACGATGTACTAAGAAAGTAACGGATGAGGAGTATGATCTGGAACACGGATATATCAAGGTCATTACCGAATACATAGCAGAACAAAGCTTGAGCCTATCAAACAACGATCTCTTTAATTTAGGGCGGTCAATATCCCTATATGATGGTTTAAGTCGAAGGGAGAGTAAGAAAAATATATTCGATGATATGCTTGATATAGTGAATAGCAAAACATATGGTGATTTGAATGTTGAATTAG
Coding sequences:
- a CDS encoding helix-turn-helix domain-containing protein, whose product is MKSSKYLSPKEAATLLGISTHLLQKWRSLGVGIPYIKLGQSRSSVVRYKKSDLLKYLDKNTIQTL
- a CDS encoding DUF3987 domain-containing protein — protein: MLKEEAFEEETFENETFEDETFEDEGIDAKMFSCDYSYTKDDITDMTGDFIKDAAEELRSYIDVPKSMILSIILPIMSAAIGTKATTFNGAMEKMRVNLWGIVIGSSGASAKSTTLGMLKDIVLGALEKKLKHEYKIAKITYNQLSFEERENAENPRLQQIYSGQGSTFAGMIKKLSFNEHGLLSVYDEGSEFLNKMLNDKQNKASFTSLYAQQSYGKDLVGKEGSGEQIWIDNPFISLILISNPHWFNSDVKNNDFVSGFLNRFSIYRINKDIEMKPFASRKKHDFEKFQNVSIMIWDYLNKLENKLEMELSEESVLRYQSWYELASSKTFKEIWRNNEGGAYDPFELIWESEEFTAFLVRQKTAAIKYAMIIQIFDTFYNGDKTLPKEIDLKYMNIGIIVAEEAMCQIKNFLLVRRSAKDEKKYREDNYRDIAHKIKNYLKKYGYDESKPLATSKLIRGIKALNKTNFNKVLECATQDEGIKSETRKFGYDSTVTYYYLPSNVDKWEDDDNYEDSNIEINEL
- a CDS encoding helix-turn-helix domain-containing protein yields the protein MINEDEFFDKITEIVKMERKKRKVSQLSLALILGHQSPSYVARIELRQDNANYNLHHLLLIADEFQMDILQLIPSVLEN